In Paenibacillus sp. 1781tsa1, one DNA window encodes the following:
- a CDS encoding iron-sulfur cluster biosynthesis family protein produces the protein MNNVMIIQVSPLAEARLTEKLGDRPGYFKLFYDTDGCGCDGIAVLLILNEPDSDDVTVEAGSLPFVINKQQQIYFEPCLRLQSEHSFPSFRLSSDSMIYGSNVKVHDLRDTADIAPQPTGWFVR, from the coding sequence GTGAACAACGTCATGATCATTCAAGTCAGTCCGCTGGCAGAAGCAAGACTTACTGAAAAGCTGGGAGATCGACCAGGCTATTTCAAATTGTTTTATGATACCGATGGATGCGGTTGTGACGGAATTGCGGTACTTCTGATCTTAAACGAACCGGATAGCGACGATGTTACAGTAGAAGCGGGTTCGCTTCCATTTGTAATTAACAAACAGCAGCAGATTTACTTCGAGCCCTGTCTGCGTCTGCAATCTGAGCACAGCTTCCCTTCGTTCCGACTGAGTAGCGATTCCATGATCTATGGCAGTAATGTCAAAGTCCATGATTTACGAGATACCGCAGACATTGCCCCTCAGCCCACTGGATGGTTTGTACGATAA
- a CDS encoding LacI family DNA-binding transcriptional regulator yields MTPITIYDIAKEANVSVATVSRVLNDTAPVRASTREKIMSIIEKHQFQPNAQARSLIKKETGTIAIILPDITNPFFPEVFWGAENEARGLGYTFFLCNTAGDYNRESEYLSILREKRVDGIIFLGGRINMQVCPDDMAQELIDMGKRMPIVLVNGNIAKGGFHRVYTDEGAGAALAAEHLLDLGHRDIAFVGGLKELSTTMVKVRAVQKKLREHGLEIPKERQLLGSFSIDDGKREMSKLLDRDNPPTAVICVNDNTAIGAIKSTIEHGLSIPQDISIVGFDDTPLASAVIPELTTVSQNTYQLGKQAVDVLHELINQGKPKKQIILQPELIVRQSTGPAAR; encoded by the coding sequence ATGACACCGATCACCATATACGACATCGCCAAGGAAGCAAATGTATCTGTAGCGACGGTCTCCCGGGTACTGAATGATACGGCACCTGTGCGTGCAAGCACCCGAGAGAAGATTATGTCCATCATCGAAAAACACCAGTTTCAGCCCAACGCGCAGGCGCGCAGTCTGATCAAGAAAGAGACGGGCACCATTGCCATCATCCTGCCGGACATTACGAATCCTTTCTTCCCGGAAGTCTTCTGGGGCGCGGAGAATGAGGCTCGCGGATTAGGGTATACCTTCTTTCTGTGCAATACGGCAGGGGACTACAACAGGGAATCTGAATATTTGTCCATCCTGCGAGAGAAGCGGGTAGACGGGATTATTTTTCTTGGCGGGCGAATTAACATGCAGGTCTGTCCGGATGACATGGCGCAGGAATTGATTGATATGGGCAAACGCATGCCGATTGTGCTGGTCAATGGCAATATTGCCAAAGGCGGGTTCCACCGGGTATACACCGATGAAGGAGCAGGGGCGGCTCTTGCAGCTGAGCATTTGCTTGATCTGGGACATCGCGATATCGCCTTTGTCGGCGGACTAAAAGAGTTATCCACCACCATGGTCAAGGTCAGAGCTGTGCAGAAGAAACTTCGGGAGCATGGGCTCGAAATACCGAAAGAACGGCAGCTGCTCGGAAGTTTCTCCATCGACGATGGCAAACGGGAAATGTCCAAACTGCTGGATCGGGACAATCCGCCAACTGCGGTCATATGTGTGAATGACAACACGGCCATTGGTGCGATCAAGTCGACGATTGAGCATGGACTCTCGATTCCGCAGGATATATCCATTGTGGGTTTTGATGATACACCTCTCGCCAGTGCCGTTATACCGGAACTGACAACCGTATCCCAGAACACATACCAGCTTGGCAAACAGGCTGTGGACGTGCTGCATGAGCTGATTAACCAAGGCAAACCGAAGAAGCAGATTATTCTGCAACCGGAGCTGATTGTGCGTCAAAGTACAGGACCTGCTGCAAGATAA